A genomic window from Cucumis melo cultivar AY chromosome 8, USDA_Cmelo_AY_1.0, whole genome shotgun sequence includes:
- the LOC103485081 gene encoding AAA-ATPase At2g18193-like, translating to MINFKEMGQMAVPQSVSAVFSAYASFATTMMLIRSLTNELLPAKFISSLTSFYVYFFGSISSETMFVIDESSGLSGNEVFQAAEIYLRTIISPSTDILKVNKTARQESITLSIYKDQEITDYFQNIRLRWRLVCSEDPHDKTEKRHFELLFPKKFKDRAVDSYLPYVLKRAKEVEEKNKVVKIFSLGCAYDYGGGTWGSMYLDHPSTFDTLAMDPELKQWIIDDLDRFVRRRDFYRKVGKAWKRGYLLYGPPGTGKSSLIAAMANYLKFDIYDLDLSTIYSNGDLRRNLLTTSNRSIIVIEDIDCGVQIQNRESDEANGGSNDRFTLSGLLNFIDGLWSSCGDEKIIIFTTNHKEQLDPALLRPGRMDVHIHMSYCSPKGFKVLASNYLGEEATEHRVYREIEELIGDMEVSPAEIAEELMEGEEMEAVLGGLLNFLKRKRKEQMKEKEKEKRREGDDKIE from the exons ATGATCAATTTCAAGGAAATGGGCCAAATGGCCGTTCCCCAATCCGTCTCCGCCGTCTTCTCCGCCTACGCCTCCTTCGCCACCACCATGATGCTCATCCGTTCCCTCACCAACGAACTCCTTCCTGCCAAATTCATTTCCTCTCTCACTTCATTTTATGTCTACTTTTTCGGATCCATTTCTTCTGAGACCATGTTTGTTATCGACGAGAGTTCTGGGCTCTCCGGGAACGAAGTCTTCCAGGCCGCCGAGATTTATCTCCGTACCATAATCAGCCCTTCTACGGACATTCTCAAGGTCAACAAAACTGCCCGCCAGGAAAGTATCACGCTTTCCATCTATAAGGACCAAGAAATCACCGATTACTTCCAAAACATTCGCCTCCGGTGGCGATTGGTTTGTTCCGAAGATCCACATGATAAAACAGAGAAACGCCACTTTGAGCTTTTGTTCCCTAAGAAATTCAAGGACAGAGCTGTCGATTCCTATTTGCCTTATGTGTTGAAGCGAGCCAAGGAGGTTGAAGAGAAGAACAAAGTTGTGAAGATCTTTAGCCTAGGATGTGCTTATGACTATGGCGGCGGAACTTGGGGATCTATGTATCTGGATCATCCGTCAACATTCGATACGCTGGCCATGGACCCTGAGTTGAAGCAATGGATAATCGACGATTTGGATAGGTTCGTTAGAAGGAGAGATTTCTATCGAAAGGTGGGGAAGGCTTGGAAGAGGGGATATTTGTTGTATGGTCCTCCTGGTACGGGAAAATCTAGCTTAATTGCCGCCATGGCTAACTACCTTAAGTTTGACATTTACGATTTGGATCTCTCCACCATCTATAGCAATGGAGATCTCAGGAGGAATCTGTTAACCACCAGTAATCGATCAATCATAGTGATTGAGGATATAGATTGCGGTGTGCAAATACAGAATCGAGAGAGTGATGAAGCAAACGGTGGATCCAATGACAGG TTTACCTTGTCGGGGTTGCTTAATTTCATTGACGGATTATGGTCAAGTTGTGGAGacgaaaaaattataatatttacaaCGAACCACAAGGAGCAATTGGATCCAGCATTGTTGCGGCCAGGTCGTATGGATGTGCATATACACATGTCGTATTGTAGCCCTAAAGGGTTCAAAGTTCTAGCGTCAAATTACCTTGGCGAGGAAGCAACTGAGCATCGTGTGTACAGGGAAATAGAAGAGTTGATAGGAGATATGGAAGTATCACCGGCAGAAATAGCGGAAGAACTAATGGAGGGGGAGGAGATGGAGGCGGTTCTTGGAGGTCTACTGAATTTCCTGAAGCGTAAAAGGAAAGAACAGATGAAGGAGAAAgagaaggagaaaagaagagaagGGGATGATAAAATTGAGTAA